Proteins encoded in a region of the Neodiprion lecontei isolate iyNeoLeco1 chromosome 5, iyNeoLeco1.1, whole genome shotgun sequence genome:
- the LOC107217596 gene encoding protein phosphatase 1H isoform X1 — protein MFNRFKSALLTAVGASELGLEYPPESDSEIGTDFLNSNLVFEVETKPYSRPSFLGLTNEETQVSADHRVRPIIVPRDLSRLPWCAGYAECINAGKSTWNEDQATATRGDLKLVDSNITLPYIMFSMFDGHAGYQVALTARLHLHRIIYEKLASIPGEHLLSEKQGGLVNGRDLVVGAIELAYNQMDQMVELQSQKGGGGCTAITILFLNGILYAAGAGDSRAILVVGEQERALTRDHTPDSESDRVRALGSLRGGELLRGQFTALEFRRRPLERELGSHVIYREPYMTGWALKTLTHSDLKLPLISGRGKRSRVMGTIGVTRGFGDHGLKAANTGVTIKPFLSSQPEVQSLKLEEYDLSERDCVIIATDGLWDVVSDEEAANILRKTVAPDTPSLEYRLTMGAQELVQAARGRLVGRVWRGKVENPEDKEMKILPMASVDDISVLVVPLYPYLCEHKQWLKTVQQDQRHALDTMQSSATN, from the exons ATGTTCAATAGATTCAAATCTGCGCTTCTCACTGCCGTCGGGGCCAGTGAACTAGGACTCGAGTATCCGCCTGAATCGGACAGTGAAATTGGAACAGATTTTCTCAACTCTAATCTAGTCTTTGAAGTTGAGACTAAACCTTATAGCAGACCAAGTTTCCTGGGTCTTACCAATGAAGAGACACAG gtaAGCGCTGACCATCGAGTGCGACCTATAATTGTCCCGAGAGATTTGAGTCGGTTGCCTTGGTGCGCAGGCTATGCAGAGTGCATTAATGCTGGTAAGAGTACCTGGAATGAGGATCAAGCAACTGCGACCCGTGGGGATTTAAAGTTAGTCGATTCGAACATCACGCTGCCCTACATAATGTTTTCAATGTTTGATGGTCATGCTGGATACCAAGTGGCCTTAACGGCAAGGCTACATCTCCACAGGATAATTTAT gaaAAGCTCGCTTCCATACCTGGCGAGCATCTACTCAGTGAGAAACAAGGTGGTTTAGTCAATGGCAGGGATCTGGTTGTAGGTGCTATTGAGCTTGCCTACAATCAAATGGATCAAATGGTGGAACTGCAATCACAGAAAGGAGGCGGCGGTTGCACAGCCATCACGATACTCTTTCTCAACGGCATTTTGTACGCAGCTGGTGCTGGTGATTCCAG AGCAATATTGGTGGTTGGTGAGCAAGAACGTGCGTTGACGCGGGATCATACACCTGATTCAGAGTCGGATCGTGTAAGAGCCCTGGGTTCTTTGAGGGGAGGAGAATTGCTGAGGGGCCAATTTACCGCGCTCGAATTCCGTAGGCGTCCACTAGAGCGGGAACTGGGCTCTCACGTCATTTACAGAGAACCTTACATGACGGGCTGGGCCTTGAAGACACTGACCCACTCAGACCTGAAACTGCCCCTCATTTCTGGACGTGGAAAAAGG AGCAGAGTAATGGGTACTATAGGCGTGACTAGGGGCTTTGGAGACCACGGATTAAAGGCTGCGAACACGGGAGTGACGATAAAACCGTTTTTGTCATCCCAACCTGAAGTGCAATCCCTGAAACTCGAGGAATATGATCTCAGCGAGAGAGATTGCGTAATCATCGCCACTGACGGACTCTGGGACGTCGTTTCAGACGAGGAGGCAGCTAACATTTTGAGGAAGACGGTCGCTCCCGATACTCCGTCGTTGGAATACCG TCTGACTATGGGAGCTCAGGAGCTGGTGCAGGCTGCGCGAGGACGATTGGTGGGCCGCGTGTGgcgagggaaagttgaaaatcccgaagataaagaaatgaaaatattgccGATGGCGTCAGTCGACGATATAAGTGTACTTGTTGTGCCGTTGTATCCTTATCTGTGCGAGCATAAGCAATGGTTGAAGACTGTTCAACAAGATCAGAGGCACGCTCTTGACACGATGCAATCCTCCGCCACGAACTAA
- the LOC107217596 gene encoding protein phosphatase 1H isoform X2 → MGAVDHRAKRQTSIGCHNLQLDVSADHRVRPIIVPRDLSRLPWCAGYAECINAGKSTWNEDQATATRGDLKLVDSNITLPYIMFSMFDGHAGYQVALTARLHLHRIIYEKLASIPGEHLLSEKQGGLVNGRDLVVGAIELAYNQMDQMVELQSQKGGGGCTAITILFLNGILYAAGAGDSRAILVVGEQERALTRDHTPDSESDRVRALGSLRGGELLRGQFTALEFRRRPLERELGSHVIYREPYMTGWALKTLTHSDLKLPLISGRGKRSRVMGTIGVTRGFGDHGLKAANTGVTIKPFLSSQPEVQSLKLEEYDLSERDCVIIATDGLWDVVSDEEAANILRKTVAPDTPSLEYRLTMGAQELVQAARGRLVGRVWRGKVENPEDKEMKILPMASVDDISVLVVPLYPYLCEHKQWLKTVQQDQRHALDTMQSSATN, encoded by the exons ATGGGTGCTGTTGACCATCGAGCGAAACGTCAAACTTCAATTGGCTGTCATAACCTGCAGCTAGAT gtaAGCGCTGACCATCGAGTGCGACCTATAATTGTCCCGAGAGATTTGAGTCGGTTGCCTTGGTGCGCAGGCTATGCAGAGTGCATTAATGCTGGTAAGAGTACCTGGAATGAGGATCAAGCAACTGCGACCCGTGGGGATTTAAAGTTAGTCGATTCGAACATCACGCTGCCCTACATAATGTTTTCAATGTTTGATGGTCATGCTGGATACCAAGTGGCCTTAACGGCAAGGCTACATCTCCACAGGATAATTTAT gaaAAGCTCGCTTCCATACCTGGCGAGCATCTACTCAGTGAGAAACAAGGTGGTTTAGTCAATGGCAGGGATCTGGTTGTAGGTGCTATTGAGCTTGCCTACAATCAAATGGATCAAATGGTGGAACTGCAATCACAGAAAGGAGGCGGCGGTTGCACAGCCATCACGATACTCTTTCTCAACGGCATTTTGTACGCAGCTGGTGCTGGTGATTCCAG AGCAATATTGGTGGTTGGTGAGCAAGAACGTGCGTTGACGCGGGATCATACACCTGATTCAGAGTCGGATCGTGTAAGAGCCCTGGGTTCTTTGAGGGGAGGAGAATTGCTGAGGGGCCAATTTACCGCGCTCGAATTCCGTAGGCGTCCACTAGAGCGGGAACTGGGCTCTCACGTCATTTACAGAGAACCTTACATGACGGGCTGGGCCTTGAAGACACTGACCCACTCAGACCTGAAACTGCCCCTCATTTCTGGACGTGGAAAAAGG AGCAGAGTAATGGGTACTATAGGCGTGACTAGGGGCTTTGGAGACCACGGATTAAAGGCTGCGAACACGGGAGTGACGATAAAACCGTTTTTGTCATCCCAACCTGAAGTGCAATCCCTGAAACTCGAGGAATATGATCTCAGCGAGAGAGATTGCGTAATCATCGCCACTGACGGACTCTGGGACGTCGTTTCAGACGAGGAGGCAGCTAACATTTTGAGGAAGACGGTCGCTCCCGATACTCCGTCGTTGGAATACCG TCTGACTATGGGAGCTCAGGAGCTGGTGCAGGCTGCGCGAGGACGATTGGTGGGCCGCGTGTGgcgagggaaagttgaaaatcccgaagataaagaaatgaaaatattgccGATGGCGTCAGTCGACGATATAAGTGTACTTGTTGTGCCGTTGTATCCTTATCTGTGCGAGCATAAGCAATGGTTGAAGACTGTTCAACAAGATCAGAGGCACGCTCTTGACACGATGCAATCCTCCGCCACGAACTAA